CAGGATCTCTTTCCCTAAAAACAGAAAAGCAATCATCAAAATTGCGGCAACTATGGTCGCTTTTTCACTCTGAATGTGTCCCGCTTTCTTCCGAAGATCAATAATTATAGGAATACTCCCAATAATATCAATCACCGCAAAAAGGATCATACTGGCGCTGGCTATTTCCCTGAAGTTTAATTCCATATTCAAAAACTAGCTCGCAAAAGTACTCTGAATTGACAGAAAATACGAATTATACCGCGAAAATTTTAACAGGATCACCCCTGAAGTTAAGTGCCTGAAAAAATTATCTTTGCAGCATGTTTCAGCTTGGAAAAACTATAGTATCTGAAGAAATCCTGAAAAAGGATTTTGTGTGTAACCTTTCGGCCTGTAAAGGAGCCTGTTGTATCGCCGGAGATGCGGGCGCACCTTTGGAAGAGGCCGAAACCCACATCCTGGAAGACATTTATCCACTCGTTAAACCTTATCTTCGAAAAGAAGGCATTGCAGCCATTGAAAAGCAGGGCACCTCAGTTATTGGCGAAGATGGTGAATACGAGACCCCGCTTATAGATGGGGCCGATTGTGCTTATGTCACTTTCGATAAAAAAGGCACGGCCCTTTGCGGAATTGAAGAAGCTTACAACCAGGGGGATATTAAATGGAAAAAACCCGTTTCCTGCCACCTCTACCCGGTACGCACACAGGATTATTCCGAGTTTTCTGCCGTGAACTATCACCACTGGTACATTTGCGACGATGCCTGCACTTTGGGAAAAGAACTTCAGGTGCCTGTATACAGGTTCGTAAAGGAAGCTCTTATCAGAAAATACGGTGAAGACTGGTACGCTGAACTTGAAAAAGTAGCCGAAAACCTGAAAGAACAGGAAAAATAGGTTCTTAAGGAGAATAAACTTCAGCCCTGGAGAAAGCTGGTTTTTGAAATAATCCCATTCATCTAAAGAATGGCACCGGCACTTTGCGCTTTCCTGCCATCTGCAGGCATTTTCAGCTCAACAAAGTCAAACCCCATATACCTGCCTGAAAATAAATGGCTTAGACTTTGACCGCATAAGGATTTTTTTTATTTTCGTAATTCGTTCTGCCACTTTTACTTCCCTCAGGCAGAGCCCTTTTCCCCGTTTTTAATTTTTTTTACAGCCTGTAATCACTTAAAAACATAGCATTATGAAAAGATTCATCCATTTAATTCTTGCAATTATCTTCATGGCCGGCACCACCACAGCTGAAGCCCAGTTTTTCAAAAAGCTTAAAAAGAAGGTAGAAGAAAAAGTTGAAGACGCAGCAATAAAAAACGTGTCTGACAAAGCCGCTAAAGAAACCAATAAGTCTTTAGACAACCTTTGGGCAAAACAACTCGAGACCTCCAATTATTCCATGGGAATGAACATGGTTGACCCTTCAGAAATTCCCGACAGCTATAATTTTGACTGGAAATATACCCTCCAGATGAACACTTCGGAAGGAACAATGGATATGGTATATCACATTAAGGAGAATGCTCCATATGTAGGGATAAAAATCCCGCAGGCAGAGAATATGCTTAGCGTACTCGATAATAAAAGGAATATGACCGTGCTCTACATGAATTCTGAAGGCAACAAAATGGTGATGGCCACCCGTTTTGATGTTTCTGAAGAAAATATGGAGGCAGACACACCTTATGATGAAATGAAGTTTGAAAAGATTGGCAAAAAGACCATTTTGGGATATGAATGCCAGGGCTATAGTTCCGAAAATGATGAAAATGTCTTTACATTTTACGTGACCGATGAGACCGGACTCAGTTTTAGCGATTTCTTTCAGAAAAACCAGAAAAACATCCCTGAAGGCCTGGACGCCGACTGGATTAAAGACGGAAAGGGGTTAATGATGGAAATGCAGATGAAAGACAAGAAAAATCCTGAAAAAAATGTGAGCATGCTATGCACGGGGATTGAGAAACAAGCCTTTTCCATTAACACTTCAGACTACCAAAGTATGGGCGGAGGCAGATAAAATAATCTCATTCCCAGATATTTCTTCTGTTTTTGCTAAATTGAAGTGGTAAATAAGATATATGAAAAACAGAAGAACATTCATCAAAACGTCCGGGCTTTTTCTTGCATCCAGCTTTTTGCCCGTCACCACATTTTTAGGGTCTACCCGAAAGAAAAAACTCGGAGTTGCCCTCGTGGGCCTGGGCGGCTACAGCACCCATCAACTGGCTCCTGCCCTGCAGGAAACCCAATACTGTGAGCTACGCGGCATTGTAACCGGCAGCCCCGAGAAGATCCCGCGCTGGCAGGAAAAATACAACATCCCCGATGCTAATGTTTACAATTACGACACTATGCACCAAATTGCCAATAATGACGATATTGATGTAATTTACATTGTGCTGCCCAACTCCATGCATGCCGAATACACGATTAAAGCTGCCAATGCCGGCAAACACGTATGGTGTGAAAAACCAATGGCCATGAATGCCGAAGAGTGCCGCCAAATGATAGAAGCCTGCGAAAAGAACAAAGTCAAACTCGCCATAGGCTACCGGCTTCAGCATGAAAAGAACAACCGCATCATGATGAAATGGGCCGAAACCACGCCTTACGGGCCCATGCAGGAAGTAAAAGCCGCAGCCGGTTTCTACAACAGCAATCCCGGCTGGCGTGCAGAAAAGGAAATGGGCGGCGGCGCCATGTACGACATGGGCGTTTACCCGCTAAACACATCCCGTTACACAGTAGGCAGGGAGCCTATTGCTGTTTCGGCGAAAAGCCACACCACCCGCGACCAGCTTTTTAAGGAGGTTGATGAAAGCATGGAGTTCACCCTCGAATTTCCCGACGGAATTGTGGCCAACTGCCGCACCAGTTTCGGGGAAAACATGAACAACCTGGAAGTGACCTGCAGCAATGGCTCGTACTACCTGCAACCTTTCCAGACGTACACCGGCGTAAAAGGAGGCACCAGCGACGGTAAAATCCTTGAGCCGTTCGGGAAGAACCAGCAGGCCGTGCAGATGGACGACGATGCGCTGGCAATACTCCATGACAAGCCCATGATGGTGCCCGGGGAAGAAGGTTTGAAGGATATTGTTGTTCTTGAAAAAATCTTTGCATCGGCAGCAAAAAATGGGCAAAGGCTGAAAATATAAGCTTCCAAAAATGCCATTTTTGACATCTGTTTCTGAAGAACTTCAGGAAGACCTTTTTTTGCTTCTTCGGAAAATTTAAAGGGCTAATGAACTAGCTCACAAAAGCATATACTGAAGCCGTTTTTCTGACTTCCGCAGAAGAATACTTGTATTATTAAAAAAAAATGTTAAAAATATTTCTGAAGCTGTAAGAAAACTCTTTACTTTAAGTTCAAATTTGACAGCGCTCAAAAAGAGCCGTCCAAATTCACTTTTATGGCTAGCTTAGAACCCATTTTACAGGAAAACAAAGACAGATTCGTGATTTTTCCGGTGAAGCATCACGACATTTGGGACTGGTATAAAAAAATGGAAGCCAATTTCTGGACTGCAGAAGAAATTGACCTGCAGCAGGATCTGAACCACTGGAACACTAATTTGGGTACCGGTGAAAGAAATTTCATCAAACATATACTTGCCTTTTTTGCCACTTCACATGCAGTTCTAAGGGAGAACCTGGCCAAAAACTTCGTGAATGAAGTTCAATACCCCGAAGCCAGGTCCTTCTACGGATTTCAAATAAGCAGGGAGAATATCCATTTTGAAACTTACTCCCTGCTTATAAACACCTACATCAAAGATGAACAGGAAAAAACCGCCTTTTTTAAAGCTTCCGCCCATCAGAAGAAAAATATGTGGGCGCAAAAATGGGGAAAATCCAGTTCTTTTGCCGAAAGGCTAATTGCTTTTGCAGCGATTGAAAAAATCTTCTTTTCAGGGGCTTTTTGTTCCATCTTTTGGCTTGGGAAGCAGGGACTCCTGCCTGGCCTTTACCTCGCCAGCCAACTTGTGGCAAGGGATAAAGGTGTTCAATCAGGTTTTGGGGCCCACCTGCACAACAAGCATCTGGTGAACAGGCTGCCAAAAGAGCGTAGAAGGGAGATTATTCTTGAAGCCCACAACCTGGAACGAGAATTCATTACAGCAAGCTTCCCCAATGAGCTTATGGGAATGAAGTGCGAATCACTACTTCATTACCTCGAGTCTGATACCGACCAACTACTGCTTCAGCTGGAATGCACAAAAGAATTCGGAACAGAAGACCCGTTAAGTCCTATGGATCCAGATAGCCTTCAGGAGAAAACCCATTTCTTAGAAAAAAGAGTGGGAGCGTTCAAAAATGCGGGTACCACAAACAAAGAACCTGAACCCTTCCGCAGCAAAAATCAGGAATCCTGAAGTTTTTCAGGATAATTACGCGATTTAAACCTGAAATTAGAAAAGCAAGCAGTTGCGGGAACCGCCTGCTTTTTTGCTATTTTTGAGGCTTCAGGAAAAAACTTCGAACATGATGAACTGGGAGCAGCTGCTTTCGCTTAAAAAAGCAGGAGACACGAACAAAAGATTACGAAAAGAACAAAATGCGACCCGCTTAGGATTTGAAGTAGATTATGACCGCATCATATTTTCTTCGGCTTTTAGAAGTTTACAGGATAAAACGCAGGTAATCCCGCTTTCAAAGACAGATTTTGTACATACGCGGCTCACCCACAGCCTTGAAGTATCGGTAGTGGGGCGTTCCCTGGGGCGCCTGGCCGGGCAAAAGATCCTGGAGAAACACCCGCAGCTGGAAAAGACCCATGGCTACCAGATGAACGATTTTGGGGCCATTGTTGCCGCTGCCGCCCTGGCGCACGATATTGGGAATCCGCCTTTTGGGCATTCGGGGGAAAAGGCCATTGGAGAATACTTCAGCAATGGCAATGGGAGGCGTTTCCGGGAGTTGCTTACTGCTGAAGAATATGAAGACCTTACCAAATTTGAAGGAAATGCCAACGGTTTCAAGATCTTAACGGAAGACAAACCCGGTATACCTGGGGGCATCAGGCTTTCTTATGCCACTTTGGGAGCTTTTATAAAATATCCGAAGGAATCCCTTCCGCATAAACCCACCGCACGCATAGCCGATAAGAAGTTCGGGATATTTCAGTCTGAAAAAGCCTTTTTTGAAGAGGTAGCCAATGAACTGGGACTTATTTCCAGCGGCAGCGGCAAAAACCTGAGCTACTACAGGCACCCCCTCGCTTTTCTTGTTGAAGCGGCCGATGATATTTGCTACACGATCATTGATTTTGAAGACGGCATCAACCTGGGGCTCATCCAGGAAGAATATGCGCTGGAGTACCTCATCAACCTGGTGAAAGATTCTATCATCACAAAAAAGTACCACAACCTGCAAACCCGCGCCGACAGGCTGAGTTACCTAAGGGCCCTGGCCATTAATACGCTGCTCACCGAGGCTGTGGAAATTTTTATGGACAACGAGGAGGCCATCCTAAAAGGGGAATTTCACGAAGCCCTTTTTGACAGGAGTAAATACGAAGCCCAGATCACTGATATCATTAAAATTAGTATTGATAAAATTTACCAGAGCGAAGAAGTGATTAGCAAGGAAATTGCTGGTTACCAAATGCTTTCTCATTTGCTGGACACTTACACCGCCGCCTTACTGCCCGAAAACGGGAAACAGACAAATTACAACAAACTCGTTCTAAAATTAATTCCCGAAGCCCATCATTTTGAAGACCTTGGGGTGTACGACAAGCTTATCAAGATTTGCAGTTATATTTCTTCATTAACAGACAGTAAAATAGTGTCGTTGTTCAAAAAATTCAAAGGCCTTAAAATTTAATTTTTTGTAATTTGCAGAATAGCTTTCTTCGGAAGTCATTTACCTTTCCCTTTATGAATAAACGATTACTTTTTGTACTTCCGGTCGTTCTGTTTGCTGCCGTTTTTGGACTTTACCTGGGTTGTGAGAACACTGCACCTTCTGAAATTTCAGAATTAAGAGAAAGGCATGAGCATTTTCTGAAGCAGAACAAGCCCACCAAAGATAAAGGCTTCTCACGTCTTGAAAAGATCAAAAAAGGCCTGCCCCCAAAGAAATATTACGAGGAAATGGAGTACCTCACCATGAATCCTGCTTTGGGATATCCGGAACCTCATAAAGTAAGGGCGCTGCATGAGCAGCTTCAAAAACAAAGGCAAAGCAGGAGTTTTGTCAAAGCTCCGGGAGACAATGAGCAGCACCCATGGATCTCCCGCGGCCCCAACAATGTGGGAGGCCGTACAAGGGTTTTGCTCTTTGACCCAAATGATGCCTCGGGCAACCGGGTGTTTGCCGGTGCCATAAGCGGCGGGCTGTGGGTCAATGACAATATTACCCGTGAATCTTCTCCCTGGAAGCAGGTAGAAGGCTTGCCGGCCAATTTGAATATATCGTGCCTCACGGTAGACCCACGGAATCCTGATATCTGGTATGCAGGTACAGGAGAACAATATACCGGCGGAGACGTAGTGGGAACGGGCGTTTACAAAACTACAGATGCAGGCCAGACCTGGAGTAAAGTGCTTGATGTAGAAGAGTTTTCAGAAACAGGAAGCGGCACCAACATTCGGGCCATTGGAGGCGTTTACTACATCAATGACATAGAAGCCTGGGATAATGGCAGCAGCACCGAAGTCTTTATTGGCGTCTCCACCCATCTGTATGCCAATGCACAAAATCCGCAGAATTTGCTGGGCTTTTTTGAAAGGGGGCTTTACCAAAGTAAAGACGAAGGGGCTTCCTGGAACAAGGTCCTTGAAGAGGAGTCTTTTAACGACTTTGAAACAGATGCAGCAGGGAATGTATGGGTTTCAACTACCTATTCGCCGGGCGAGGAGAATTCTTTTGGCGGAAAGATCTTCAGGCGCGAAAAAGAGGCAAATACGAGCTGGTCTCTGGTGACCACCATTCCCAATGTTTACCGCACCGAAATAGAAGCTTCAGCCATAAATCCTGAAAAATTTTACATTCTTGCTGAAGACCAGTATGAAGAAGCCTCGCTTTGGGTGACCACAAATGCTTTTCAGAATATTTCCCGGCTGAATGAACCCAACGATGCCGATCTTGATATTCCTCCAGATGATTTTGCCCGCGGACAGGCATTTTACAACCTGATGATTGAATCTGATCCTACCAACGATGATATTGTCTACGTTGGCGGAATAGACCTCTTCAGGTCAACAACAGGGGGAAATTCATGGGAACAGATCTCTAAATGGTCTAATAATGACAACCTTGATGAGTTGCCTGTTTCGGAAGTTCACGCAGACCATCATGTGATGAGGTTTAAACCCGGCAATACCAACCAGGCGATCTTTGGGCATGACGGCGGGGTTTCTTTTGCCAGCGATCTTTCAGCAGCAAGCACTTCGAAAGTATTCATCACTCCCGAAACCGACTATATCACCACACAATTCTACTCTGTTGCCGTGGCGCCTGCTTCCTTTGCAACCGGAGATTACTTTTTGGGGGGCACCCAGGATAACGGCACCCTCTTGATTGAAAGAGGAAACCCCACTTCTATAGGAATTTTGGGTGGCGATGGTGCACATTCCTTTTTTGACCAGGTAGACACAAAGTACCTCATCGCAAACCTGGTATATAACGACCTTATCATTCTTTACAGTTACGACAAAGAGGGTTTTGCACTTATAGCCAACAATGAGGACAGGGACGGGTTCTTTATAAATCCGCAGGCCCTAGATTCCAATCTGGATGTGCTGTTCTCCAATGGGCCAGAAGGCGTGCTTTACAGGTATGATAAGCTTACCCGACTTCCGCTTCTTGACGATGACGGCATTCAACAGGACTCTCCCGTTGCACCAAGAGTTTCGCTTAAAAATGGCATTTTAGACAGTTCAATAAGTGCCCTCACGGTTTCCCCTTTTTCAACCCAAAGCAGTACGGTGCTGCTGGGGCTTACCAACTCCAAACTCCTTAAAGTGGAGAATGCCCACGGCGCTCCCGAAAATGCCACCTGGAAAGAGATCACCGGACCCGGATTCATTGGAAGTATTTCGGATGTGGAATACGGTGAAACTGAAGATGAAATTTACGTAAGCTTTTACAATTACGGGGTAAAAAGTATATGGTATACTTCAAATGCCGGTGCAGCTAAGCCCACCTGGACAAGTAAGGAAGGCAACCTTCCCGATCTTCCCGTACTTTCCATTCTTCACAACCCGATTAACGAAGACGAGGTAATTATTGGCACTGAACTCGGAGTTTGGGCCACCGAAAATTTCACCAGCAGCCAACCCGTCTGGGCACAGTCTTATAATGGAATGAGCGACGTGAAAGTGACCGACCTGGATCTCAAAAAGGGCAATAATGTTGTCTATGCTGCGTCTTACGGGCGCGGGATCTTTTCAGGTCAATTCAAAACGGCCAAAGAAGAAGCTGAGGAACGCGGAGAAGTTGTAGTTGAAGAGAACCTGATTGTGGTAGATCCCACTGTTTCTGGCGGAAATTTTCAGATTGTATCGGGAGAGGACATAGCAGATATGGAAGCTTACGTCTACAATCTTCAGGGTAAACTGATCCAGGTTGTAAAGCAGCCCCTTACAGCCAATGAACCCATTGATGTTAATCTTGTGACTGAAGCTTCAGGAGTATACCTGTTTAAGATCACGGGTGCCGGAAAAACACAGGTTCAGAAAGTAATTAAAGTTAAGGACCTGGAGTAACTGTTAAAAAGAATACACCACTCCCACTCCCAGTAACTGCTTGAACTGGACTTTTGGGCCGCCGGTCTCGAGTTCCCCATCGCCGTCTAGATCCTGCTTGAACTTTACGTCATCGTCATATTTTAGATGAGAGCCCACGTTGGCCTTTACGTAATCGTTCACCTGCAGGTCGAGATTGAGTTCCCAGTCAACATCTATATTTCCGAACTGGTTGAGATAATCGGAATATAAGCGCAGACTGTTATTGAGGTCTATATTGTCAAAGATCTTCTTCGAAAATGCACTGCTCACCAGGAAGCCCAGCTGCGTTCTCACTTTTTCCCCTTCGTCAATGATATTTCCCTCCTCATCTCTCACAGCCGGCGAAACCCCGAACATCCCTTCATTTGCCAGCCGTTGGTCTAACACAAAAGTCGATTTTTGGGTAACCGGAGAGATATACACGGTAAGGTCTTCTTTTGGGGAAGAATATTCACTTCCTACCCCTACAAAAGCATAACCCGGGGCCATAAATTTAGAAATTGGGGTCTCGGTGTTGGGATACCTGTACCCGAAAGAGAGCTGCGTGTTAAATGTAAATTTAGCCGAATAATACCAATTGGAAACCGAATCTCGCCGGTACCCGAAATTGGAGTTGATCTCTAGGTTATCTTCTGTCTTTCGAAGTTCCCTGCCTTCCTGCGCGTTAAATCCATATTTTACTGCAAGGGTCGAATTCCAGTTTAAAAGTTCTTTCTGGTATTTCCTTCCGAAGAGTCCGTGGAGCAGGGCAGAAAAAGAATTGTTACCACCCGAGTTCCAGTTGATAAAAGCTACTTCATTCAGGTTCACCCCAACTTTATTGGTATTTTTCCAGTAGTTGATCTTTTCATTTACCACTTGAGTGGTATCAACAGCTGTGGTATCTCTTTCGGTACTAAAGCCCAGCAGGCTAAACAGTAAAAACGGGAGGCTAATGAGGAACTTGTGCATTATTTTAATTTTCTGAGCAGGCCGCTAAGACATGCCTTAATACTTTCAACGTCAATTTTTGATTTTTCTTGTAATTCTTCCACTTTTCCGTGGTCTGTAAATTGATCGGGCAGGCCCAGGGCGGTAATTGGGAGCTGATGATCGTGCTGCTGGGCAAATTCCATCACCGCCGATCCTGCCCCGCCTTTAATTACGCCGTCTTCTACAGTAACTAGCATTTTATAGCCAGCCATGATCTCGTGCAGCAGCCCTTCGTCTAAAGGTTTTACAAACCGCATATCAAAGTGACCGATGGCTTCAGGTTCTCCCAGGTCGTGCAGTACTTTTTCAACATTTTTACCAATAGAGCCAAAGCTAAGCACGGCAATAGCACTTCCTTCCTTCAGCTTTCTAGCTTTTCCGAAGCCAATCTCTTCAAATGGCAACTTCCAGTCTTCTACAAAACCCCTGCCTCTTGGGTAACGTATGGCCAGGGGGTGGTTCAACTTCCCGGTTTGGGCAGTGTACAGCATATTTCTAAGCTCCACCTCATCAAGAGGTGCAAAGATCATCATATTAGGGATACAGCGCAAATAAGCAATATCAAAACTACCGTGATGAGTAGCGCCATCTTCGCCTACGAGCCCTGCCCTGTCAAGACAAAATACTACCGGCAAATCCTGGATCGCCACATCATGTATCACCTGATCGTAAGCCCGCTGGAGAAAAGTGGAATAAATAGCACAATAGACCACAAAACCCTGGGTGGCCATCCCGGCGGCAAGAGTCACGGCATGCTGCTCGGCAATTCCCACGTCAAAAGCCCTGTTTGGAAAAGCCTGCATCATGTATTTGAGCGAACTGCCTGTTGGCATGGCGGGGGTAATTCCAATGATCTTTTCGTTCTTTTCGGCAAGCTCCACCAGGCTTAATCCAAACACATCCTGAAATTTGAGCGGCAGCTTACTGGCATCATAAGGCAGCAACTCCCCGGTTTCAGGAAAGAATTTACCCGGGGCGTGATATTTCACCTGGTCTTCTTCAGCTTTTTTCAGGCCTTTCCCTTTAGTGGTGATCACATGAAGAAACTTGGGGCCTTTTATTTTCTTAAGCACTTCAAAAGTTTCCAAAAGGCTTTTTAGGTCGTGCCCGTCTACCGGGCCAAAATATTTAAAGTTGAGCGCTTCCACGATATTATCCTGCTTCGGCTTATAGCCAACCCGCGCTTTTGTGAGATAATTCTTTAAAGCTCCCACACTGGGGTCAATTCCAATGGCATTGTCGTTGAGAACGATCAAAAGGTTAGCATTGGTTACCCCGGCATGGTTCAAACCTTCAAAAGCCATCCCGCTGGCGATAGAAGCATCGCCTATCACGGCAATATGCTGCTTCTCATTATCGCCTTTTAAACCCGAAGCCAGTGCCATGCCCAATGCGGCCGAAATTGAGGTGGATGAATGCCCCACCCCAAAAGTGTCATATTCGCTTTCGCTTCTTTTTGGAAAGCCGCTGATGCCGTTAAGCTGCCTGTTTGTATGAAAATTCTCTCTTCTGCCGGTAATGATCTTGTGCCCGTAAGCCTGGTGCCCCACATCCCATACCAGCAGGTCTTCTGGTGTATCAAAAACGTAATGCAGGGCCAGCGTAAGTTCTACAACCCCAAGGCTGGCGCCCAGGTGGCCTTCTTTGGAAGCAACGATCTCAATAATGAATTTCCGCAATTCTGCGGCCAGCTGCGGAAGCTTTTCAGGAGCAATTTTCCGAAGATCTGCAGGAGAATTAACGGTATCGAGAATAGTTTTTGCCATAAAAAACAAAGGTACATTTTGAAATCGTATTTTTGAATATGCAATTAGTTTTTGACGACGTTTATTTTATGCGGAAAGCCCTTGAAGAGGCGCAGCAGGCTTACGAAAAAGGGGAAATTCCCGTTGGGGTTGTGATTGTGGCCCAGGAAAGGATCATTGCCCGCGGACACAATCTCACCGAACTGCTGAACGATGTAACGGCCCACGCCGAAATGCAGGCCATCACCTCGGCTGCGAATTTTTTAGGCGGAAAATACCTGCTCGACTGTACCATGTACGTGACTCTGGAACCCTGCCAAATGTGTGCCGGCGCCCTTTACTGGAGCCAGATATCAAATTTAATTTTTGCTGCTTCCGATCCTGAGAGGGGCTACAGAAGCATGGGTGCAAAACTCCACCCAAAAACAAAGGTCAAAAGTGGCATTTTAGAAGAGGAAGCTTCGCAGCTCCTGAAGCGGTTTTTTATTGAAAGAAGGAATTTGAATTAGAGGAAAGAGCCAAGAAACAAGAGCCAAAAATTAAGATTTAATTATTACTGTGTAGCTCTGGGGCCTTTACTCCGGGCGTCCTACCCTTAATGCCGCTCCTCCGGAGCTCTTTGCAGCATCAATTTAAGAGGACAGAACCAGGAGACACGACTGTAGAAGGTAACCCTTTCAAAGTTTTAAATCCTGAAAGAATTAAAAAAAGATCCTCTTCAAAAATGCCATTTTTGAAGAGGATCTCTGGCTAACTCAACCTGCTTACTTCGTGATCAAGACCCAATCGATAAGCACTTCGGCTTTACCCGATTTTATCAGTTCTACGGTAGATGAAGGCAGTCCGTTGTAAGGTTCTTCCACTCCGTTGGTCTTATAGGGATATGCGCCACCCAGCGCCAGATTCAGAATAAGGTATTTTGGGTTGTCAAAAGCCCATTTTCCGTAGTGTTCTACCATGGGTTTGGTCACCCTGTAGATCAACCGGCCGTCAACTTTGAAATCGAAACCTTCGGGAGTCCAGTCTACAGCATACACATGCCAGCCGGTAACATCTTCCCCTTCGGGAAAAAAGTATTTGTTCACCAGCGGGGTTTCGCCTGAATATCCGGGGCCGTGAAGGGCCACCCCAATCCAGTCTGTTTCACCCACATATTCCATGATGTCAATTTCACCAGTTTCGGGCCAGTTGCCCCCACCAAGGGCCCAAAAAGCCGGCCAGTAACCCGCGCCTTTTGGCAACTTCATCCTGGCAGCTGCCGTACCATAGGTGAACATCACTTTATCCCGGGTGTTGATCCTTCCGGAGATAAAATCGAAATTATTGCCTTTATAGTTGATATAATTCGGGCTATAATGGGCTTTGAGAACCAGCGCATCTTCAACTCCCCCTGCTTTGGCACCTTTTACGGTAAAAACAGTGGCCGAAGAATCAATGTAGATTTGCTGTTCATTGTTCACCCAAAAGTCGGTGCCCTGCACATTCCATTTTTGGCGGTCGAGGCTGGTTTCAGCAAAATCGTCAAAGAAAAGTGTGTCTTTTTGAACTTTTGCACCTGCCTGCTGTGCAAAAAGATTCCCTCCTGCAGAGATCATTACTCCCAGAAGAATATTTTTTAAATTTTTTGTGTATATCTTTTTCATTCTTAATGTAGGGTTCAAAAATGGTTTTCAAAAAGGTCATTTTTGAAAACCATTTTGTTAGTTGAGTCGGAAGCTTTCAGTTTTAAGGTCCCTGGAATTACCACCTATCATCACCTGGAATTCTCCAGGTTCTGCAGCCCATTCTTTATTGGCATTGTAAAATTTCAGCAATTCGTTTGATATGGTAAAGCTCACCTGTTTTGTCTCTCCCGGTTGCAGTTCTACCAGTTCAAAACCTTTCAATTCTTTAACCGGCCTGGTAGTACTGGCCACCATGTCTCTGAGATACAGCTGCACCACCTCTTTCCCGGCTTTTTTTCCGGTGTTGGTAACAGGCACGGTGACCGTTAATGACTCCTGCGGATTCATTTCTTCTGAAGAAAGTTCTAAATCGCCATATTCAAAAGTGGTGTAACTAAGGCCGTAACCAAAGGGGTACAGGGCTGTTTTCTCTTCATCGGTATAGGCTGAATAAGTAACATCTGTAGGATTGGAAGGGCGACCGGTATTTTTCTGGTTGTAATACAGCGGCTCCTGGCCCACAGCTCTTGGGAATGACACCGGAAGTTTAGCTGAAGGATTGTATTTTCCGAAGAGCACATCGGCAATGGCGTTACCGCTTTCGGTACCCAGTTGCCATGCCACCACAATCGCGGGAATATTCTGGGCGGCCCAGGAAATCTCTAAAGGACGGCCATTTTGGAGTACCAGCACCACATTTTTGTTCACCTTGTAAACTTCCTGCATAAGTTCCTGCTGCACGCCCGCCAGGCCAATATTCACCTGA
This Salinimicrobium tongyeongense DNA region includes the following protein-coding sequences:
- a CDS encoding glycoside hydrolase family 16 protein, translating into MKKIYTKNLKNILLGVMISAGGNLFAQQAGAKVQKDTLFFDDFAETSLDRQKWNVQGTDFWVNNEQQIYIDSSATVFTVKGAKAGGVEDALVLKAHYSPNYINYKGNNFDFISGRINTRDKVMFTYGTAAARMKLPKGAGYWPAFWALGGGNWPETGEIDIMEYVGETDWIGVALHGPGYSGETPLVNKYFFPEGEDVTGWHVYAVDWTPEGFDFKVDGRLIYRVTKPMVEHYGKWAFDNPKYLILNLALGGAYPYKTNGVEEPYNGLPSSTVELIKSGKAEVLIDWVLITK